CCAGAATAGCTCGGAGCATGGAGATACTATAGACATTTTTCAGTGGGATCTATCCATAAGGGGAGCCTGGGCAACTGAAACGTCTGACCTTTTTCAACAGTCTGACTGTGAACATCTGTACCAAAACCAAATTAAGGGAGACATCGATATGATGCCGTATGGGGGAAAAAATATGGGTGGAGGAGATTAATTATAGACCCAAATTGAGAACCTTTTGTTAAATTAACGGTGAATTTGTTTGTGAGAGATATATTATGTATAACCTAATTAAAAGCAAGAGATTGCTATGTGCACAGGTAatatcagggatattgcctctgcgtactaaaacaggtcagatcagggatattgcctctgcgtactGAAACAGGTAAggtcagggatattgcctctgcgtactaaaacaggtcagatcagggatattgcctctgcgtactGAAACAGGTAAggtcagggatattgtctctgcgtactgaaataggtcagatcagggatattgcctctgcgtactgaaacaggtcagatcagggatattgcctctgcgtactgaaacaggtcagatcagggatattgcctctgcgtactgaaacaggtcagatcagggatattgcctctgcgtactGAAACAGGTAAGGTCAGGGATATTGCCCCTGCTTATTGaaataggtcagatcagggatattgtctctgcttattgaaacaggtcagatcagggatattgcctctgtgtacttaaacaggtcagatcagggatattgcctctgcttattgaaacaggtcagatcagggatattgtctctgcttattgaaacaggtcagatcagggatattgcctctgcttATTGaaataggtcagatcagggatattgtctctgcttattgaaacaggtcagatcagggatattgcctctgtgtactgaaacaggtcagatcagggatattgcctctgcttattgaaacaggtcagatcagggatattgcctctgcgtattgaaacaggtcagatcagggatattgtacCTGCATATTGAAACAGGTATTGTGGTGAAATGGAAGAGGAAGACTATGTAACTATTGTGACCTCGAAGAAATAGAGAATGAAACTCATTTGATCCTCTATTGCCCTTTCTACCACGACTTATTCCAGAAAGCACACCAGCTATACCTTGGcatggcattatgtggctgagcgatGAGGATAAACTGAATGTTTTTTTGTCCATTGTGTATTTCCGTTTGCGGAATATTTAGGTAAAGCCTGGAATAAaagaaaaagggctacctataaTTAAATTGCAAAAATATTCAGCTTCTATGTGGTAAATGGCACATGTGTATAAAGATTGTGTATAGGCTTGTCTCCCATATGAATCTTCTATGTGGTAAATGGTACGTGTGTATAAAGATTATGTATAGGCTTGTCTCCCATAAGAATCTTCTCTTTGTGCCAGACTGGGTTCAAATGCCTTCCGTTTCTATGTTATGTAAAAAtgcgtatatatacagtgtgtatgtatgtacattaTTGTACTGCTCTAGAGATATAATTCTTGTTTGGATAACCTTATTTATTACTACATATAGATTTGTACTTGACATTTTTTCACTCTTTATGCGATGCACAATgcagagaacactagaagaggaattagcattttattaccacggtgaattattgtaatgtttgtttatgtgtcacTTAATCCCAGAAGGGACGGGTTGCCAATTGGCGCTTTGACACACGAATAAaatgtcattcattcattcatacagAAGTTTTTCAAAGGACCAAAGAGATTGATCTGCCTCATGATTGAATTTTTGCCATCTAAAAAATATTGCGATACGGGTATCATCCCGGCTCTATTTGTGGCTGGGGTGCAGCCCATGCCCCATGTAGTTTCAGTTGGAGAAGGTAAGGATATTTTTGGACAGCAAGGGGAGTTGTTGTATCCAGTTGTTGTTGAGCCACGTCTCTATTAGGATCTATTAGACCTCCAAAAAACTAAACGGTTTAACTAAACATTGAAGGGGTCCACACAGTTTATGTTGGTGGTAGTATGTAGTCTGCTGTATGCACCATTCAtactaatgtaacagtataactttagaccgtcccctcgcccatacccgggcgcaaaccagggaccctctgcaacaacagtcacccacgaagcatcgttacccatcgctccacaaaagccacggcccttgcagagcaaggggaactactacttcaaggtctcagagcaagtgacgtcaccgattgaaacgctatttagcgtgcaccaccgctaactaagctagcgtttcacatccgttacactaacaCGGCTAATAAGCATGCACTGGACGTTACATACAATCCAGTTGGCGAGGTTTTACATTGGATTCCCTTGTTTATAGTCAGGCCTACCATCATAGTGTGTGTTGTCTTGCACCCAAAGACCCAATAAGTCCGATGGAAACCCACCCGTTGAGtcaacactttatttggatagtctgtagagcatctacaacatgttaactgactatctactaaccttaaccctagcccaaATCTTAACCCTTAGCcctagcaagcagttgcttatcagtAGATTGTTTGTTGATATAAGTATAAGATGGACTATCCGGACTATCCAAGTAAAGTGTGACCCCCCTTTAAATCCTTATGGTTACACAGATGGCAGGTGAGCACATTGTCCCTCTGTATACCCTGCTAGCCATGCCATGTCAATCAGTGGAGAGCTTTGTGGGACTGAACGACTCATGACTCACATCTCATCATGTCTTGAGGCTTTCATTCTTGTCCGTTACCCGTCTGTCTGGCAGAAAGACAGTTGTAAGGTGTTGTTGTCATCAGGACACTTATACTTAGCTACCCCTGCCAACTTTAGTCTATTTAGTCATTTCAGAAAGTAACAACCCCCATTGTTTGACAGAATCAATACTCATGTCTCTGATGTGTCCCGGGAAACATATTTTTTTGACCTTCAGGCATGAATTCTTTCACTGATGGAACTGATACTGTTATTTCATGCTACGGTCAGCATGTGATGTCATCAAATActtaaaagaaaaaaaaatgtttatctgTCATGAGAAAATGTCAAATGGTCCTTTTGATATTGATGCTGTTTTCACAAATACTCATACTAGCCTATGACTCCCATTCTGTCCATGGGTTCATCAACTTCGACTTCAAAATGTTACATGGAGAGCCGAGCAGTAAGTCATCAACTTCACTGTTGGCACCTCAATGTAATTCCGTAGTGAACAGAGACCGAATCAAAAGGGAAATGACATGCGTCTTAAACCCCGTTGCTTTTGTCCTCCAGACTTGATTTAGAACGGGGGGGGCAGCTCCCCCAGGTCCGCTCTCTGTAAGCTGCAGGTCGATAACTTTCGACAGCCTGATAAACCGTTATTGGCTTACGTGCTGAAAGGCCCATGAATGAGTTACTAAAAACAGAGGCATTGAACCGATCCCCCACAATACAACAGTGGTGATGGACTAAGAAACCGGAAGAAAGGGCAGCCTCTTAAATGATCCAGAAATATAGTGAGGACGTACACTATCGGTAAGTAGACAGTTTGCTGCCACCAAAGGCGAGGGAGGGATTCCGGATCTCTCGTGGACTGTCTAATAATTTAGCGTACATATATTAGTTTGTGCCAGAGGTGCAACacacattgagtgtacaaaacattcatattgagttgcacccccttttttccccctcagaacagtctcaaattggtcggggcatggactctagtagttgtcgaaagcgttccacagggaggctgtcctatgttgacttcaatgcttgtgtcaagttggctgggagttctttgggtggtggaccattcttgatggcattgcagttcttgacacactcaaaccggtgcgcatggcacctactaccatgcctcgttcaaaagcacttacatgttttgtcttgcccattcaacatctgaatggcacacacacacacacacacacaatccacgtctcagttgtctcatggcttaaaaatccttctttaacctgtctccttccatTCATCTAtcctgattgaagtgaatttaacaagtaacatcaataagcgatcatagctttcacctggattcaccaggtccaaaaggctccttaacagcttctacccccaagccataagactgctgaacaattaatcaaatggccacctgtacattttacattgaccccctcccatTGTTTTGACACTGcagctactcgctgtttattaactatgcatagtcacttgacgccaacctacatgtacaaactacctcgactaacctgtacctcggcacattgactccgtaccggcaccccctgtatatggcctcgttattgttatatCATTTAGTGTtactttttactttagtttatttagtaaatattctcttaactctattttttgaactgcattgttggttaagggcttgtaagtaagcatttcacggtaaggtctatatACCTGTTGTATacggctcatgtgacaaataaaattggatttgatttgaatttggaaATGTCAGCACTGACACAAAGCTTGATTAAATTGATTAGTCAGTTTGTCATTACATGCTGAGTTTACAACTATTAGGTGTCAATAAATGACAACCTGCCTTATGAactaatgtgttgttttacaccTCAGCTTGTGATTAAAGCACATCTATCAAAATAAGGAATCCATTTGGAAAGAAAAATACCTGAACATTAATTATCAACATAATTTACTATGGTAGCATTCACAAAGGCAATGTAACATTTTCGTCCCACGATCAGCATTTAAATATCAACACTTGCATGTGGCCAAAATAGTTCGTTGTAAGAAGCATGTCAAAACAGCAAGTTTTAAACAGCCGTTTCAAAAGCTCTTAAATGTCAATGGCACAATTCAGCAATCATTTACACATTTTGAACACACTTGGTTCTTCGCTGAACCCTTTGACAATAGACAAATGTAGAAAAGCGAAATGTTTTATCCATAATTCACTCTTGCAGTAGGTTGCACAGAACAGACATTAGAGTTGATATGATGAATTCAGACTTTAGTCGCTTTGAAATCTGTATCGCTCATGTCTTTTTCCCTCAGTGTCTTTCTGCTCATGATGTTCCTCGACCCAGAATTGACAGGTTGGCTGCacttacacacagacagaaacgcAGTCCGGTAGTTGTTGTTCATCCACCCATAGAGGATGGGGTTGACGAAGGTCGAGCACATGGCCACGATGTGGAACATGGTGAAAAGCAGCTTGAAGTCTTTCATTTCCAAGACACTGTTGTCAATGTCAATGGCCAGCTGGAAGGCGTGGAGAGGCAGCCAGCTCACTGCAAACACCACCACCACGATCACCAGCATCTTAGTGGTCTTCCTCTTGCGCTGGTGGCGGTTGTTCCTCCCTGCCGGACTCACGTGGTTCTTCAGCTTACTCCAGATGCGGATGTAGGCGAAGGAGTTGATGGCCAGCGGCAGGCAgtactggagcaggagcatggagATACTATAGATGGTCCCGTCCATGCCGCTCCCTGGCCACTTTTCCGTGCAAACCTGAATGGACTGCTCGGGCGAAAGGTCAAACGTCCCGTACTCCCGGAAGATGGCGAGCGGGCTGGCCAGGACTGCGCTTATGGCCCACGTCATGATGATGACAGCGGCGCACATTTCCTTGGACATCTTGGTCTCCAGGTGGTAGACGATGCTCCGGTGGCGGTCCAGGGCGATGATGTTGAGCGTGATGGTGGAAACGTGCACGGCCATGCCTTGGGAGAAGGGCAGCATGAAGCACAATGCCTGGCCAAACCTCCACTCCCCATGGAGAGTATTGATCAAAGTAAAGGGCAGACATAGAGTATTCACCAGCAGATCGGCCACAGCCAGGTTCACGATGAAAAAATTGGTGACGGTGTGCAGAGTTTTGAACTTGTACACCACGTATATCACCAGGGAGTTTCCGATGACTCCGAACAGTATGATGGTGCTGTAAGCCAAGATGAGGATCACTTGCACTCCCACCAGCTTGGTGCTGTCCTCCAGGTCTGGAAAGTTGTTGCGGCAGTTTGAGAATTCACAAGCAAGTCTAGAAGAATTCACCCAATTCTCCATTGGAGTTATGTTTACTTGACTTTCAGCATCCATTGCTATCGTTCCCCTCCGGGCCTCAAAAATTCTGCAACAAAGAGGAGGGAGGTCATTTTGACAGAGGACGTACATTTGTTTAAAAAGATTTTTAAAGCTTCTTGCCTGCTCATATTTTAGACTGCAGTGAATGATGTCATTGACCCTTGTACAAGCTGCTAGCCTCGTGTGAGGCATACCTGTGACATATACATACAAGATCTTCCGCAACATCGAGGGCAGGGCAAAGACATGAGGTGGGCCTATCACAGTGACTCATCGGACTCCAGAGACTAGTTGAATTTCGCAGCCGGAGACTAGTTAAATTTTGCAGCCGGAGACTAGTTAAATTTCGCAGCCGGAGACTAGTTAAATTTCGCAGCCGGTGACTAGTTAAATTTCGCAGCCGGAGATTAGTTAAATTTCGCAGCCGGAGACTAGTTAAATTTCGCAGCCGGAGACTAGTTAAATTTCGCAGCCAGATGCTAGTTAAATTTCGCAGCCCGAGACTAGTTAAATTTCGCAGCCAGATGCTAGTTAAATTTCGCAGCCCGAGACTAGTTAAATTTCGCAGCCGGAGACTAGTTAAATTTCGCAGCCGGAGGCTAGTTAAATTTCGCAGCCGGAGGCTAGTTAAATTTCGCAGCCGGAGACTAGTTAAATTTCGCAGCCGGAGACTAGTTAAATTTCGCAGCCGGAGACTAGTTAAATTTCGCAGCATATAAATAACAATCGTTCCAACaaccttttttcaatttttttctctcacccCCAAGCCACTGAATAAAATATGACTTGTGTTCTCGCTCGGTTGTTTTACAGCACATTGTAATAAGGATCACCTGACAAACCTGGTTTGtctcaatactgtatatatttatagatttgatattttaccttttattttaccaggtgagATTAAATATCTATTCGACAAGAGACACCTGGATGACATAGCAATACACAAAATGTCAGATACATTTACAACATAACACACAAAGCACTGCATTTAAAAAACATACATTTACACATTGAGCATGCAAGATGCTTTGGGGAGGTGTGGTGCATCTAGGGTTGAAAACATTGATATCCCCCCACTTCACTTTAAACCATAGTTTTTAAATTCATTCAAAGAGAGGAGCTCCTGCAATTTCATGCCCTTTTATAGCTTGTTCCAAGTAGAAGGGGCATGAACTGTAACTTTTTTTTACCAGCTTTATATGGGCCTTAACACGGTCAACAAAACACAGTTATGTTAGTGTAGCTGTAAAGGCGATATAGCTGTAAATACGATTACCTACACTGCTGCAGGGGATTGCTCATCCTGTATCATACTGATCAGCCGCTATAGgtttaaatacactatatatacactatatatatatatatatatatatatatatatatatatatatatatatatatatatatatatataaataaataaataaataaaaatatgtggacaaattaggggatttggctatttcagccacacccgtttgctgactggtgtataaaatcaagcacacaggcttgcaatctccatagacaaacattggcagtagaatggccttactgaagagctcagtgactttcaacaaacgacacctttccaacaagtcagtttgcaaacatttttgccctgctagagctgccccggtcaactgtaagtactgttattgtaAATTGGAAATATCTAGGACCAgcaatggctcagccgcaaagtggtaggcgacacaagctcacagaacgggactgccgagcactgaagcgcgtaaaaatcatctgtcctccctcgggtgcaacactcactaccgagttccaaacttcctctggaagcaacgccagcacaataaatgtttgtcgagagcttcatgaaatgggtttccatggccgagcagcctcacacaagcctaagatcagcaTTCGCAATGCCAatcgtcggctggagtggtgtaaagcatgccgctattggactctggagcagtggaaacgcgttctctgtattgatgaatcacgtttcaccatcGGGCATTCTGACGGACTAATCTTgttttggtggatgccaggaaaacattacctgccccaatgcatagtgccaactgtaaagtttggtggaggaataatggaataataaaggaataatggtatggggctgtttttcatgcttctggctaggccccttagttccagtgaagggaaatcttaacgctacatcatataatgacattctagacgattctgtgcttccaacattgtgttaacagtttggggaagaccctttcctgtttcagcatgacaatgcccccctgcacaaagcgaggtccatacagaaattgtttgtcaagatcggtgtggaagaacttgactggcctgcacagagccctgacctataccacatcgaacacctttgCGATTAATTGGAACACAGACTGCATGCCAGGCCTaaccgcccaacatcagtgcccgacctcactaatgctcttgtggctgaatggcagCAAGTCCTCACAGTATTGTTTCagcatctagtgaaaagccttcacagaagagtggatgctgttatagcagcaaggggaggggaatcaactccatattaatgcccgtgatcttggaatgagatgttcgacaagcaggtgtccacatacttttggtcattgaGTGTAGATGTAAATGGACGATCAAATTATGTATAGcctgcatgggaaacatatggAAAATCATAAAACAAATCTCAGTGAAAACCCGAAGGTAGTAGTAGCCTGTTCCAGTATTTGTCACTCTTATTGTTCCGAGATCATGTCTTGTTTGTGGTAATCATAGTGTAGCCTATCATTGATAAGTGTCTAAATTGGAATGCAGtgactgtacagtaacatgccaaacatgacgtcagagctcaggTTTTCCGCTCCACAgtgctgtatgggttttgactgacagccgttaTAAACTTCAGCGTGCGACAAGAAGATGCCCTCATCCTAATTGGGCTACTTTTGCACATTTGTTGTtctctgagtgagggaaatgctgtaaattgaGAGGAGTCTATGTGTTATGAAGGACGAGActttgaggattataataaatacccaTGATGTCGTACAAGCAAACCACACCCATGAATCCATGTGTGCAGTTCACATTTCCATATTTGAGAACTCGTGTCATTTACAGAATCCACGTTTTATGATGGCTATGTTCAATCCACAGTTACAAGGATGATATGCGTTTAACCCTGGATTGGCCTGAAGAGAATGAGCCTATGTTTGTTGTATTGTGAAGAGCAAGCTTTCAAATGATGTCCATCTGATGGTGGGGGGGGGCACAGGTCTGTGTTCCAAACGGGGAAAAAAACTACATgtgtgcttgcttcagttcctcaGTGGCAAAGCTGGGAGAGCTCAAAAAAAAAGCATCTCATAGTTGAAGGCTCTTTCCTTGAATCAAGTGCCTTGAAATTAACTAAGGAACTGTGCACAGTTTGAAGTGGTGTGTGGCCACTTGCAGACACCAGttaaacctctcactcaaacccttgtaatTGTTTAATGCACTGAATGTTCTtattatgttactgaatgtatccagagtactTTCAGATTTTGCTATTGACAAATGCTGTGAAAAGTACAGTGAAgttaaaatgcacataaaatccaAAGTGTAAtatttggattcagtcttgtgtcacgTGAACTGTTGTGACCTCACCTTTTTGGTTTGATAATTTTACCATAATCTCCAACATGTTatctttcaattgctaccatggtcaTGCATAAGCAAGCTTTTTATAGTTATTTTTgttagaaacatttcaaatgttgccCTATCCACGTGGGCCCATTTCCCGAGTGTAAGGGGTATAAATGAGCAGCATGTCCTGGTgtctgtaaataagaatttgttcttatgaCCTATAGGAGTGAACGTGGGATTTTAAACAGTCCTGCATGAATACTTCTTGGCCGACAAATTTAATTGTCACTTGTTCCCATTCCCATGTCAATTCATAATAGCACATTACTTTGGAACGCATACCAAACATTCATATTGCTTCCTGTGACAACTGAATCAGAATGAAGAGTAATGATAAAGAGTTGATATACTGGCATCCTGCATGGTCTACTTTAGAAATCATTCACAACATCGTAGTGCATTCTATACGATTTTTTTTCTCCATATGATTATGAGGAATTCATGTCTCTAGTCATATGCATTTTACGACGTTCCTACTTCAATTGCATTCGTCTACAACCTACAGAAGGTTAGAAAATATGACATGAGAAATCTTTCATGATACTGATTtctccccccccccaaataaatgTTGTCTATCTTCGATTACAAGTTGGGGATGCTGTAGATGTGATATCAAGATTATAGTTGTAGCCTACAAAAAAAAGATATAGCATTAAATAGGCTGTACATTTGATTGAATTCTTAACTAAACATCATATTTTCCCATCAGCAAGTAGCTGCTATAGAATAATCCACTCACCTTGATCCGCAACAGACGCATTCGTTATACTTCAGATCGTACCCCTTTTTTTGCTTATTAGTATTTTCAAATTAACATGAAATAATTCCCTATATTCAAGTTgcagcattttttttaaatcaccacatGTCCTAGATATCAATACATTTTATTGTATCGCACGTCAAGTAGTAGACATATCTAGGAAACTAGACAACAAGCCGCTGACTAACTGAACGGTGATATATATTGGCAAAACTCCCCCGCTTTTTTTCTAGGAATGTGCGCAACAAGACAAGCGCAACAAGAGAAGAGCACAGCGCACGCTGTGGACTCCTGTCTTGAAAGGAGCGCATCTTATGTGTGGCCAGTTTCGAGAGGGAGGCGGAGATGATGAAGCGCTCTGAATGACAGTATTAccctgacagaaacaaacattgCCTCAAGGGAGAAAGGCTATGCCTTATAAATGATTTCGGATCCATTTCCAGTTCAAACAAGCAAGACACCAAAAGATATCCCGGGGGTAAGCTACCTGGGTCATTCCACGAAATGGACCTTTTGCGTTACTTTAATATTTTAAGTATACATTGTGCAGTCATATTGAATTTATATTATGATATTAAATTAAGTGCCCGTTTATATAGACTACATGGGAATTTGGTTGTACCAGTTTTTGTCAAATACAGTTATTTTGAATGGTTCTTAGCAACTTATCACTAGTCctgtatgtagttctgttcttGAGCTGTTCTtatctaatgatgttctgtattatgttatgTTTTGTGTGGTCCCCAGGgtgagtagctgctgcttttgcaacagctaatggggatcctaa
This sequence is a window from Oncorhynchus gorbuscha isolate QuinsamMale2020 ecotype Even-year linkage group LG17, OgorEven_v1.0, whole genome shotgun sequence. Protein-coding genes within it:
- the LOC124001208 gene encoding neuropeptide Y receptor type 2-like gives rise to the protein MDAESQVNITPMENWVNSSRLACEFSNCRNNFPDLEDSTKLVGVQVILILAYSTIILFGVIGNSLVIYVVYKFKTLHTVTNFFIVNLAVADLLVNTLCLPFTLINTLHGEWRFGQALCFMLPFSQGMAVHVSTITLNIIALDRHRSIVYHLETKMSKEMCAAVIIMTWAISAVLASPLAIFREYGTFDLSPEQSIQVCTEKWPGSGMDGTIYSISMLLLQYCLPLAINSFAYIRIWSKLKNHVSPAGRNNRHQRKRKTTKMLVIVVVVFAVSWLPLHAFQLAIDIDNSVLEMKDFKLLFTMFHIVAMCSTFVNPILYGWMNNNYRTAFLSVCKCSQPVNSGSRNIMSRKTLREKDMSDTDFKATKV